One Tachypleus tridentatus isolate NWPU-2018 chromosome 3, ASM421037v1, whole genome shotgun sequence DNA window includes the following coding sequences:
- the LOC143245828 gene encoding MFS-type transporter SLC18B1-like, with translation MFTNQSQPPLDTVDHGPLLASPGNRDRFLSSADSRISFSYNKTAEDLPTTQKLSRRQIVFVLVLAYCYFSMALYSAVLAPFFPTEGEKRGLSATQYGAIIGTISFVIFISSPLVPKLVTMAKPKSLINTGMFTAGVCGILFGFLDNSPPGTTLFILGLAVQFVAGLGASVVYNFGYPIMANEVADNKGKATSLLEMAYGVGTMLSPTVGGVLYQFGGFKAPFIFLGVALITGSILVYFFLPDTDIEAVSINAKREGSKEEVAPYISDKPKGGVSQYISHTSE, from the exons atgtttacaaaccaAAGTCAACCTCCATTGGACACCGTCGATCATGGCCCTCTGTTGGCTTCTCCTGGAAACAGAGATCGATTCTTAAGCTCTGCTGATTCAAGAATTTCCTTTTCCTATAACAAAACTGCTGAAGATTTACCCACTACACAGAAACTGAGCAGAAGACAGATTGTGTTTGTACTTGTACTCGCTTATTGTTACTTTTCAATGGCCTTGTACTCAGCTGTGTTGGCACCTTTCTTCCCCACTGAG GGTGAAAAACGAGGCCTGTCCGCCACCCAGTACGGAGCTATTATTGGCACTATCTCCTTCGTCATTTTTATCAGCTCGCCTCTTGTACCAAAACTC GTTACCATGGCAAAACCAAAGTCACTGATCAACACTGGTATGTTTACAGCAGGAGTATGTGGTATTTTGTTTGG GTTTCTAGACAATTCTCCACCCGGAACAACGCTATTCATCTTGGGATTGGCAGTTCAATTTGTTGCGGGTCTTGGAGCGTCCGTTGTATACAACTTCGGATATCCAATAATGGCCAATGAGGTCGCAGACAATAAAGGAAAAGCTACA TCTCTACTGGAAATGGCTTATGGTGTTGGAACAATGCTCTCGCCCACTGTTGGAGGTGTTCTATACCAg tttggagGCTTCAAAGCACCTTTCATCTTCTTGGGAGTGGCATTGATAACAGGTTCCATATTAGTTTACTTCTTCCTTCCAGATACAG ATATTGAAGCTGTATCAATCAATGCGAAGCGGGAAGGAAGTAAAGAGGAGGTAGCCCCATACATATCTGATAAGCCTAAAGGTGGAGTATCTCAATACATATCTCATACATCTGAATAG